Proteins encoded together in one Prunus dulcis chromosome 3, ALMONDv2, whole genome shotgun sequence window:
- the LOC117622303 gene encoding LEAF RUST 10 DISEASE-RESISTANCE LOCUS RECEPTOR-LIKE PROTEIN KINASE-like 2.2, which yields MSSVDSFGGSSTSPDKTFNSSMDKIVAASVVSGVVFIIAVAAIICAIINCAKKAGSFPISARIVSSVDSTGKDSNQVAIDVRADQFPVKVDFPTTIKGFLSNMAREKPIAFSPKQIAEFTNNYSPANLLGSGAFGVVYKGLLVDGVEVAVKVLTNNNSAKIVEEQFMAEVGTLGRICHMNLVRLYGFCFDPELKALVYEYMENGSLDKLLFDENKQVELEKLHDIAVQIAQGLAYLHEGCGKRIIHYDIKPENVLLDENLNPKVADFGLAKLCNRGSSQMVLTNVRGTAGYAAPDVWKPYPVTHKCDVYSFGIVLFEIVGRRRHLDVNANESSEWLPKWTWNMYNKNELAVLVSRCGIEEKDREKAERMFLVALLCIQNSPEERPLMSNVVKMLEGHMVIPPPPFPFEHGQSPPRNLSQRSGTDEDSNTSASSTKTSEINEIELAAVE from the exons ATGAGCTCTGTTGATAGTTTTGGAGGATCCTCAACGTCACCGGACAAAACCTTCAATTCCTCCATGGACAAGATCGTGGCTGCTTCTGTTG tttCTGGCGTGGTGTTTATCATTGCTGTTGCAGCCATTATATGCGCCATTATTAACTGCGCCAAGAAGGCAGGAAGTTTTCCAATCTCTGCTCGGATAGTCAGCAGCGTTGACAGCACCGGCAAGGACTCCAACCAAGTAGCAATAGATGTAAGAGCTGATCAGTTTCCGGTAAAAGTTGATTTTCCAACAACAATCAAAGGGTTTCTTAGCAACATGGCAAGAGAGAAGCCTATAGCTTTCTCACCTAAGCAAATTGCAGAGTTCACAAATAATTATAGCCCCGCCAACTTGTTGGGTTCAGGTGCTTTCGGAGTAGTATATAAAGGGCTTCTCGTCGATGGAGTGGAAGTGGCTGTCAAGGTCCTTACCAACAATAATAGTGCTAAGATAGTTGAAGAGCAGTTCATGGCGGAAGTTGGCACTTTGGGAAGAATTTGTCACATGAATTTGGTTAGACTTTATGGTTTCTGCTTCGACCCCGAATTGAAAGCACTTGTCTATGAGTACATGGAGAATGGATCCCTTGACAAGTTATTGTTCGACGAGAACAAACAAGTAGAATTGGAGAAGCTTCATGATATTGCAGTACAAATAGCACAAGGATTAGCTTATTTGCATGAGGGGTGTGGAAAAAGAATCATTCATTACGATATTAAGCCCGAAAATGTACTTCTTGATGAGAATTTGAATCCAAAGGTTGCAGATTTTGGCCTTGCAAAGCTTTGCAACAGGGGAAGTAGTCAAATGGTGTTAACCAACGTTAGAGGGACAGCAGGATATGCAGCTCCAGATGTATGGAAGCCTTATCCTGTGACTCACAAATGTGATGTGTACAGTTTTGGTATTGTTCTCTTTGAGATTGTTGGAAGGAGAAGACATCTTGATGTTAATGCAAACGAGTCAAGTGAATGGCTTCCAAAGTGGACATGGAACATGTATAACAAAAATGAATTGGCGGTGTTGGTGTCTCGTTGTGGGATTGAAGAGAAAGACAGGGAAAAAGCAGAGAGGATGTTTTTGGTAGCTTTGTTGTGCATTCAGAACTCACCAGAAGAAAGACCTCTCATGAGCAATGTGGTGAAGATGTTGGAGGGACATATGGTGATTCCTCCACCACCTTTTCCATTTGAACATGGACAATCTCCTCCACGAAATTTATCCCAACGTAGTGGAACAGATGAAGACTCGAATACTTCTGCATCAAGCACAAAGACTTCTGAAATAAATGAGATTGAGCTAGCTGCAGTTGAATAG
- the LOC117621504 gene encoding PX domain-containing protein EREX isoform X2 codes for MELLCHYSFLDFPAQIKRVQVGVQSREGITTTRGILRRFSDFLKLFSELKKAFPMKDLPPAPPKGFLRMKSQAQLEERRCSLEDWMEKLLSDIDLSRNVLVATFLELEAAARSSFQEVNQQVSDVNSSTSGAAPSFLLQAHSDLSVVAASSSITSDYGNDTPYDESEIGTPRHGDDNRANPGMEHSTSEQDLIDSMATSVKFGIFNRTFVQASLERLSRRQFPGRSYASSTDRDRVSENNSDARPLRMDGTEFFSEIEDCKRDGHARRLSTESFGSDLSSVRVSETSNLGVANLFGDSSLDLAESSEAPNTFANSDLRFSRDSLVALPRDERHKLNRVLTTMQQRLATAKTDIEDLIARLNQEGAVRQFLTTKVKDLEVELETTRENCKENMQQTVLTEKERFTQMQWDMEELRRKCLDLELQLKSEQDAKVHSESAKISIIQENDMLLQELDASRLQLENLQKYHEEFEAKSKTDVKLLVKEVKFLRNSQSELKQELSRLLKEKLEVERILQKERRRIEGANTANAKLLHECEILRNRLQECSVNFLVEEEDKLILDTSSPSDAIDLLTTSDNRIGLLLAEAQLLAQDVENAVMAVDEAHNIAGGDRMADDELRKMLTDQFVDSARLRMQVNSVIRCALNADIKAEEDDDDDGGDTYLRKTVLSKFLEK; via the exons ATGGAGTTACTGTGTCACTATTCCTTCTTGGATTTTCCTGCCCAAATCAAGAG GGTTCAAGTTGGTGTACAATCACGGGAAGGAATCACCACTACTCGGGGGATATTACGAAGATTTAGCGACTTTTTGAAACTATTTTCTGAA CTTAAAAAGGCGTTCCCTATGAAAGATCTGCCTCCAGCTCCTCCAAAGGGGTTCCTGAGAATGAAAAGTCAAGCACAATTGGAAGAG CGAAGATGTTCTTTGGAGGATTGGATGGAAAAGCTATTATCAGACATTGATTTATCAAGAAATGTATTGGTTGCAACCTTTCTTGAGCTTGAAGCTGCTGCCAGGTCTT CATTCCAAGAAGTGAATCAGCAAGTTTCAGATGTAAACTCTTCAACTAGTGGTGCAGCTCCATCATTCCTGTTACAAGCTCATTCAGATCTTTCTGTGGTTGCTGCTAGTTCATCTATTACATCAGATTATGGTAATGATACTCCATATGATGAATCTGAGATTGGAACACCAAGGCATGGAGATGATAACCGTGCTAATCCTGGCATGGAGCATTCTACATCTGAACAGGACTTAATTGATTCAATGGCAACGTCTGTCAAGTTTGGCATATTTAACCGGACCTTTGTTCAGGCAAGCCTAGAAAGGCTCTCCAGGCGTCAATTTCCTGGCAGAAGTTATGCCAGTAGTACTGACAGGGACCGAGTAAGTGAGAACAACTCTGATGCCAGACCTCTTCGCATGGATGGAACAGAGTTCTTTTCGGAAATAGAGGATTGCAAGCGGGATGGCCATGCTCGAAGGCTGTCAACAGAGAGTTTTGGAAGTGACTTGAGTTCTGTGAGAGTTAGTGAAACATCTAACTTGGGAGTGGCCAATTTATTTGGTGATAGCTCCCTTGATCTTGCAGAAAGTTCTGAAGCTCCTAATACTTTTGCGAACTCAGATTTAAGGTTTTCAAGGGACTCACTTGTTGCTCTTCCACGCGATGAGCGGCATAAATTAAACAGGGTTCTTACTACAATGCAGCAGAGACTAGCCACAGCAAAAACTGACATTGAGGATCTTATTGCTAGATTGAATCAAGAAGGTGCTGTGAGACAATTCCTCACGACAAag GTCAAAGATCTGGAAGTGGAACTTGAAACTACCAGAGAGAATTGTAAAGAAAACATGCAGCAGACGGTGTTAACTGAAAAAGAAAGGTTTACCCAAATGCAGTGGGATATGGAGGAACTCCGAAGGAAGTGCTTGGACTTGGAATTACAATTAAAATCTGAGCAG GATGCAAAGGTGCATTCAGAGTCAGCAAAAATATCTATCATTCAGGAGAATGATATGTTGCTACAGGAGTTGGATGCCTCTAGGCTGCAACTTGAGAACTTGCAGAAATATCATGAAGAGTTTGAGGCGAAATCAAAGACAGATGTAAAGCTACTTGTTAAAGAGGTCAAATTTCTTCGGAATTCACAATCAGAATTGAAGCAGGAACTCAGTCGATTACTGAAAGAAAAGTTAGAAGTAGAG AGGATTCTTCAAAAGGAAAGGCGAAGAATAGAGGGCGCAAATACTGCTAATGCAAAGTTGTTGCATGAATGTGAAATTCTTCGCAATCGGCTTCAAGAGTGTAGTGTTAATTTCCTTGTTGAAGAGGAAGATAAACTCATTTTGGATACTTCATCCCCATCTGATGCTATAGATTTACTGACAACCTCTGACAATAGAATTGGTCTACTTCTTGCAGAG GCACAGCTCCTGGCTCAGGACGTCGAAAATGCTGTTATGGCAGTAGACGAAGCTCACAACATCGCTGGCGGTGATAGGATGGCTGATGATGAGTTGAGGAAGATGCTTACAGATCAGTTTGTTGACAGCGCCAGATTAAGGATGCAGGTCAACTCAGTAATCCGTTGTGCTTTAAATGCCGATATAAaagctgaagaagatgatgatgatgatggaggAGATACATACTTAAGGAAAACTGTTCTAAGCAAATTCTTGGAAAAATGA
- the LOC117621504 gene encoding PX domain-containing protein EREX isoform X1 encodes MNLYAHDLSLMDFNDFSFSDPFSDSFSRRRTPLYSEPESAPRHNDNDATDARGNYGNKSSIRRSRSPPKYRHDGTSPLPLGMDWSPPPRKWDGRDSVWPHNPPTGWSYCVTIPSWIFLPKSRGSDPVVFYRVQVGVQSREGITTTRGILRRFSDFLKLFSELKKAFPMKDLPPAPPKGFLRMKSQAQLEERRCSLEDWMEKLLSDIDLSRNVLVATFLELEAAARSSFQEVNQQVSDVNSSTSGAAPSFLLQAHSDLSVVAASSSITSDYGNDTPYDESEIGTPRHGDDNRANPGMEHSTSEQDLIDSMATSVKFGIFNRTFVQASLERLSRRQFPGRSYASSTDRDRVSENNSDARPLRMDGTEFFSEIEDCKRDGHARRLSTESFGSDLSSVRVSETSNLGVANLFGDSSLDLAESSEAPNTFANSDLRFSRDSLVALPRDERHKLNRVLTTMQQRLATAKTDIEDLIARLNQEGAVRQFLTTKVKDLEVELETTRENCKENMQQTVLTEKERFTQMQWDMEELRRKCLDLELQLKSEQDAKVHSESAKISIIQENDMLLQELDASRLQLENLQKYHEEFEAKSKTDVKLLVKEVKFLRNSQSELKQELSRLLKEKLEVERILQKERRRIEGANTANAKLLHECEILRNRLQECSVNFLVEEEDKLILDTSSPSDAIDLLTTSDNRIGLLLAEAQLLAQDVENAVMAVDEAHNIAGGDRMADDELRKMLTDQFVDSARLRMQVNSVIRCALNADIKAEEDDDDDGGDTYLRKTVLSKFLEK; translated from the exons ATGAATCTGTACGCGCACGACCTCTCTCTCATGGACTTCAACGACTTCAGCTTCTCCGATCCCTTTTCCGATTCCTTCTCCCGTCGCCGTACTCCTTTATATTCTGAGCCCGAATCTGCCCCTCGTCATAACGACAACGATGCTACTGATGCCAGGGGCAATTATGGCAATAAAAGCAGCATCCGGCGCAGTCGTAGCCCTCCCAAGTACCGCCACGACGGCACTTCACCTCTCCCTCTGGGCATGGACTGGAGCCCTCCTCCTCGCAAATGG GATGGGCGCGACTCTGTTTGGCCACATAACCCGCCTACAGGATGGAGTTACTGTGTCACTATTCCTTCTTGGATTTTCCTGCCCAAATCAAGAGGTTCAGATCCTGTGGTG TTTTATAGGGTTCAAGTTGGTGTACAATCACGGGAAGGAATCACCACTACTCGGGGGATATTACGAAGATTTAGCGACTTTTTGAAACTATTTTCTGAA CTTAAAAAGGCGTTCCCTATGAAAGATCTGCCTCCAGCTCCTCCAAAGGGGTTCCTGAGAATGAAAAGTCAAGCACAATTGGAAGAG CGAAGATGTTCTTTGGAGGATTGGATGGAAAAGCTATTATCAGACATTGATTTATCAAGAAATGTATTGGTTGCAACCTTTCTTGAGCTTGAAGCTGCTGCCAGGTCTT CATTCCAAGAAGTGAATCAGCAAGTTTCAGATGTAAACTCTTCAACTAGTGGTGCAGCTCCATCATTCCTGTTACAAGCTCATTCAGATCTTTCTGTGGTTGCTGCTAGTTCATCTATTACATCAGATTATGGTAATGATACTCCATATGATGAATCTGAGATTGGAACACCAAGGCATGGAGATGATAACCGTGCTAATCCTGGCATGGAGCATTCTACATCTGAACAGGACTTAATTGATTCAATGGCAACGTCTGTCAAGTTTGGCATATTTAACCGGACCTTTGTTCAGGCAAGCCTAGAAAGGCTCTCCAGGCGTCAATTTCCTGGCAGAAGTTATGCCAGTAGTACTGACAGGGACCGAGTAAGTGAGAACAACTCTGATGCCAGACCTCTTCGCATGGATGGAACAGAGTTCTTTTCGGAAATAGAGGATTGCAAGCGGGATGGCCATGCTCGAAGGCTGTCAACAGAGAGTTTTGGAAGTGACTTGAGTTCTGTGAGAGTTAGTGAAACATCTAACTTGGGAGTGGCCAATTTATTTGGTGATAGCTCCCTTGATCTTGCAGAAAGTTCTGAAGCTCCTAATACTTTTGCGAACTCAGATTTAAGGTTTTCAAGGGACTCACTTGTTGCTCTTCCACGCGATGAGCGGCATAAATTAAACAGGGTTCTTACTACAATGCAGCAGAGACTAGCCACAGCAAAAACTGACATTGAGGATCTTATTGCTAGATTGAATCAAGAAGGTGCTGTGAGACAATTCCTCACGACAAag GTCAAAGATCTGGAAGTGGAACTTGAAACTACCAGAGAGAATTGTAAAGAAAACATGCAGCAGACGGTGTTAACTGAAAAAGAAAGGTTTACCCAAATGCAGTGGGATATGGAGGAACTCCGAAGGAAGTGCTTGGACTTGGAATTACAATTAAAATCTGAGCAG GATGCAAAGGTGCATTCAGAGTCAGCAAAAATATCTATCATTCAGGAGAATGATATGTTGCTACAGGAGTTGGATGCCTCTAGGCTGCAACTTGAGAACTTGCAGAAATATCATGAAGAGTTTGAGGCGAAATCAAAGACAGATGTAAAGCTACTTGTTAAAGAGGTCAAATTTCTTCGGAATTCACAATCAGAATTGAAGCAGGAACTCAGTCGATTACTGAAAGAAAAGTTAGAAGTAGAG AGGATTCTTCAAAAGGAAAGGCGAAGAATAGAGGGCGCAAATACTGCTAATGCAAAGTTGTTGCATGAATGTGAAATTCTTCGCAATCGGCTTCAAGAGTGTAGTGTTAATTTCCTTGTTGAAGAGGAAGATAAACTCATTTTGGATACTTCATCCCCATCTGATGCTATAGATTTACTGACAACCTCTGACAATAGAATTGGTCTACTTCTTGCAGAG GCACAGCTCCTGGCTCAGGACGTCGAAAATGCTGTTATGGCAGTAGACGAAGCTCACAACATCGCTGGCGGTGATAGGATGGCTGATGATGAGTTGAGGAAGATGCTTACAGATCAGTTTGTTGACAGCGCCAGATTAAGGATGCAGGTCAACTCAGTAATCCGTTGTGCTTTAAATGCCGATATAAaagctgaagaagatgatgatgatgatggaggAGATACATACTTAAGGAAAACTGTTCTAAGCAAATTCTTGGAAAAATGA